One Numenius arquata chromosome 9, bNumArq3.hap1.1, whole genome shotgun sequence DNA window includes the following coding sequences:
- the ANAPC13 gene encoding anaphase-promoting complex subunit 13, protein MDSEVQRDGRILDLIDDAWREDKLPYEDVAIPLNELPEPEQDNGGTTESVKEQEMKWTDLALQYLHENVPPTGN, encoded by the exons ATGGACAGTGAAGTGCAGAGAGACGGCAGGATCCTGGATTTGATCGATGATGCATGGAGGGAAGATAAATTGCCCTACGAGGATGTGGCCATCCCTCTG AATGAGCTTCCTGAACCAGAGCAAGACAATGGTGGCACAACCGAGTCTGTGAAAGAGCAAGAAATGAAGTGGACAGATTTGGCTCTCCAGTATCTCCATGAAAACGTTCCGCCCACGGGAAACTAG